In Zingiber officinale cultivar Zhangliang chromosome 9B, Zo_v1.1, whole genome shotgun sequence, the genomic window AGATTCTTGCCGAACTCCCCGGCGAGCTCCCTGACCCGGTCAAGGGCGACTTCCGAGGAGTTGTCGAGGTTGTCCGCCACGACGGCGTGGTACCCGCCCTTGAGAAGCTGCAGCACGGTGTGGCTGCCGATGTAGCCGGCGCCGCCCGTGACCAGGATGGTCCGCTGCGCGGCCGGCGGTGAGGGCATCGGATCGGCGGCGAGGGGCCGAGATCTGAAGGGGCGAGACGTgcggagaaggagagggaggaaGGAATTGGGACTactggagggagggagggagggagggaggtaTGTATACCAGTGGGTGATTCCAGTCCTTACCGCCATGGTCTTCGAGCGTGCGGTGTCGGCGAATATAACTAACTGTAAATATTATTCATTTTAGGAAATTTTACTCCGCCACGTAGGCAGCCCGACGAATCGCAGAAcatttttttttagtaattttgtatttaaatttTGAGGTCCATGACCATGAATCCAATAAATGACGCGGTAATTAGGGGAAACAGGAATCCAAAATGATAAATAGCtagttattaattaaataattagaaGTTATTTAATTACCAATTAAATTGCAGTTATTTAAttactaattaaataatttaccgtaatttatttactaattaaataattaacatGTATTTAATTACCAATTTAATGCTAATCATTTTTTGTTATATGGATaatttgaatataaattttatgatgGAATATTATTTGAATATTTGTCCAAATATTTTTTCCGTACAACCCCAGAGTAAGTTCAGATTTTCATTATCTTTAATTATCATAGTGATTTATTTTAATGCCTTTTTCTTACCtccaaaattaataattttgaagttttatTTATGATATAACCTTAGTTTATTCTATATTTAAAAATTAGTCCCTGGGAATAAGGACACAAATTAAAAGTCCTgccattttcatttatttttcttctttattataTGCATCTGGTCTGGTCGCCGACGTTCGCCCGTTCGTTCTCCTCGGAGATGGGTTCGATCGAGCGAACGAGGAAGAGGAATCCGCTCTGGAAGAAGGCGATCGCCCACTTCGCCCTCTGCTTCGTCATGGGCTTCTTCACCGGATTCGCTCCGGCAAGCACCGCCACCATCTTCTCCGGCAGCGCCGCCGACCGCCTCCCCGGCCGCAGCATAAGCATCCTCCCCGCCGTCTCCTCCGACCTGGTGGAGCGCGTGGTCGGGGCGGACGCGTCCGCTAACCGGAAGGTGGCCGGGGTCCCGAGATCCATCCCCGCCGACACCATCGGCGCCCATAGCGGCGACGATCCGCCTCCTCCCTCGAAGGAGGCGGCGGAGCGAGAGGCCGTGGCGCCGTCGCGGCGGCTTATTATTGTCGTGACGACTACCCAGTCCGAAGAACGGTTCCAAGCAGCGTTCTTGCGGCGATTGGCGTACACCCTTCGCCTGGTCACGCCGCCGCTCCTGTGGATCGTAGTCCAGGCTCACGCCGATGCTCCTGCTACGGGGGCGATGCTCCGGGATACCGGGGTCATGTATCGGCACCTGACCTTTAAGGAGAATTTCACGTACCACGAGGCAGAGGTCCACCACCAGCGCAACGTCGCCCTAAGCCACGTTGAGGACCATCGGCTAACAGGGATAGTTCATTTTGCGGATGCATCCAATGTCTATGATCTCCAATTCTTCGATGAAATCAGAGAGATCGAGTATGCCCCTTTTCCCGTTCTTCTGCTTCTCTAGTTTTTTCTCGTTTATATTCACTAGAATCAATTACACAGTCTGTTTACTAGAATCAACTATGAAAGTGAAGAATAGATCTTTCTACAGTATTTGACCATCACACACTGCCACAAATTGTGCGAATTTCACAATGATGTTCAAATCTCTCTTTTGGAAGACCTACTTCCATTTCAAGTGTATGTGAGAATCAATCACGATATTCTGataaatttttttcttctaatttgTTCTTTTCTGCTCCTTGGTTTTGGATCTTATGAAAGTATTTAAAAGTTCAAGCATGAAGTTTTGAGGTGAGAAAATTTAGGGGATTAAATATAATTTACTTGTTCTATTGTTCTTCAATTATTCC contains:
- the LOC122025613 gene encoding probable beta-1,4-xylosyltransferase GT43A, giving the protein MHLVWSPTFARSFSSEMGSIERTRKRNPLWKKAIAHFALCFVMGFFTGFAPASTATIFSGSAADRLPGRSISILPAVSSDLVERVVGADASANRKVAGVPRSIPADTIGAHSGDDPPPPSKEAAEREAVAPSRRLIIVVTTTQSEERFQAAFLRRLAYTLRLVTPPLLWIVVQAHADAPATGAMLRDTGVMYRHLTFKENFTYHEAEVHHQRNVALSHVEDHRLTGIVHFADASNVYDLQFFDEIREIEGFGTWPVAIVSENRMKVLVDGPICHSSRIEGWILKDLSNDKRLSLSSADVRAKPSKINISGFAFNSSILWDPERWGRPTSLPDTSQDSIKFVHEVILEDKSKVKGIPADCSRIMVWHLYMRRVIPLPFHHQNNGR